From the genome of Schistocerca piceifrons isolate TAMUIC-IGC-003096 chromosome 6, iqSchPice1.1, whole genome shotgun sequence:
agattttaaaaatttaaacacaACTTTGTTGAATTAAagaatacagggggggggggggggggggggcggtttgaTAGCTACCAAAGTAGACTCTTCAAAAGAGgaaataaatgataaaatttcaaaTATGGAAGTGACATTATGAAACCTACAAAGTGAGATACAAACTGAAGTAGAAAACAGTGGATCTTAGTACAGGAAGTACAGTTTAAGAATGTAAACCATAAGATAAAACAAACAGAGGAGTTTTCAACCCATGAATTTAAAAGTACACATACTCAAATCCCAGATACACGAAGGTGAGTGGAGGTGTTGGAATAAAACAGAGAATttggtaaagtaattaattaacagAACACTTGGACTAATTTGGACCCAAATTTACAGGAacgaactgaaaataaaatacaagagAAGGTTGAGTGTAGCAGCAGAAGAAATTCATTGAGTAGCATATAACTCAGCCTAAACATTTAGATAACCCATTAGAGAAATCACttattgtgaaagtatttgtacagataTTAGCACACTATGTAAGAAAGGAAATTTGATATAGAGGATGGACAACTGCAAGTGATTTTCTGACCTTCATTGAAGGCCTAGATACTGTAAATAAAGAATACAGTGAGAATGTCCAGGAAGAAACCTTGGGAAATGACAACACTGTGGGTAAGTGTTTCCTCGAACAATCTGCAAAGAAAAGAGAAACTTTCATGTGCATAATCACCATGTTCAAAGTAATTCAAAAGACAGGAAAAAGAAGTGTTTGTATCAAACTCAGTCAACAACTGTATGGATAATACAATACttgtatgtggacatgtgtcaaaTAACAAGGTAATCAAAGGGAATTATCTTGCAATGGTAATGGAAAATGTGGAACGTCCTGGGACAGGGGCCAGGATCCATGACATGACAATGCAGACATATGTCCATGTATAGAAAAGTTCATTGCTTTTGCACATGAGATACCTATGCGAGAGTGGTTGTTGGATGAGGAGGAGGAAACAGAAGAAATTCTGTCAAAACCCATATTAGATGGGAAAATTTTCAGAAGGGAAGTGTATATTTATATAGGCTCTAGGATTTCACTGATCTCAGTAGATTTATTACAAACGATGAGAAACAAAGACCTGTGCCCCATACTATCAGATGCTGGTGTATATATTGCAGGTATTATGGGAAGCAACCATAAGTTAATCAGACAAGAAATATGTGTACCTTCCACTAGAGGaagttttcaatttacacaaaattttctaaTTGAAGGGTTGTGCCAGAGATAGTCAGAAGTCACATTCCAAACAATTTAGAGTTTTGTAAGTGGTTATATTTTTAACCAACATATGTTTCTGTCTACATATCTTTTAGTGACATCTGTTGGCCAAAGAAGTAATTATAAGTCAGTGTTATTGTCTGCTATAACATATCACTCACACAAATTCTAGAGGGATAATCACAAGCCACTGCAAAATGGCAGGAGTTAAGGAGAAGGTTTTGCTTCCATCTAAAGAAAATTAAGATTTAAGCATTACTTACGCTTTGACAGAGTGTGATGCTGTGAATCCCTTGGATCAGATTTGGAATGTGAACAGTTACAGCATATTTTTGCCTACTTGTTTGAAAATAACCTTAAAAACTTATAACTTTAtcttaaaaattatgtaaaaccaTTATCCAGATTCATTAAAATAATACTGAGCAGAAATATCAGACTTAAAATTGTATTAAATATGTGAATATGTAGACTGAAgcaaaaaatgtttattaattaaTGTTAATATATTTTAAATGGAGACTTGAATAGCCATATTACTTTTTGTGGCTTGTGTTCATCTTTCTGTGAAATATGGTATGTTGATTTTCTTCTGCAGGTTAGTCCAAAAACCAGAGAAAGTGAAGTGGCTCCATCTAAATGGCCAAAAAACTGGGAGAGAATTGGAAATGTCAAAACTTGGTCTTCAGCCAAAtgcaaaaacagaagaaatggagGAAGAGTTTTTGTATCAGATATAACCCATAAAAAATGGAGGCAAAATCCATGTGAAAATCATGCTTTGTTCAAGAAATGTTtcgaaaaaattgaagataaagaaTCCACTTCTGATGCATTTTGGGATTTGGCTGATTTTAATGGTCAAAATGCAAACCTTGTGGGGCAAATGGAATTGACTGGAGTAAAGAGAAGGTAAGAAAGCTGACCTCAGAGTACTTGAATATAATATTATACTTGTTTATCATAATGAGACAATTTAAACAAAGCAGTTTTCATATGAGTAATTAATGCTTTCAATTTATTTCAGGTATCCAGAAAAGAGAAAGCATGACTTTTTATCAGGTGAGTTACATTCCAGTACCAAATACGTAGCAGAGGCttattaataaatgtttgcaaatggCGCTTTTAAACGTCGTTTGTGTATAGAGTCATATCAGAAGAATTCAGATTTTACAGAAACAACTCTTCTCCAAAACTAGATCAGAGAACtgaagtaaatatttgtaacatagaagacagcaaaaataaaaataaaaaataaaaaaaaaagaagatgttaGAGATTTTCTGAACAGTATTCCAAAATACTCCAGCCATTACAATAGGTCAAGAAATCCGAGTAAGCAGTATTTTGACTGTGAGATGAATGTTTCTGTTCTGAACAAAAAAACTACGATGATTATTGAAACCAGAAGAATGTTGGCATTGTTTCAGAAGGGAACTTTAGAAAGATCTTTTACATTGAATTCAATATTGGCAATAAATTACCAAGGTCAGATGCACGTGGTAAGTATGACTCCTTTGCAAAACAGTTCAATGATGCAAAATCTATGTATTGTCCCAGAAATAAATTTGTTCCAATCCCACAATTTCTCTCAAGGTTTTCGTGAAATTTTCTCACATCAGGCATAGGAACAAAAGAATCTGTAAGTAAGGGTCTCGTCTCTGAGCCACCTTTCTGCAAGATTTCATCTATGGTGTGTCCTTGTTTTGCCTGACCAGCTCTGATTTTTAATACTACGGATATGATTAGTCCTTAGTGATTTCCGTTTCCCTCAAGTAACAAGCTCATTTTCCCACGCGAAAAACTCCCACTTGGCGAAAAATGTCCCCTGTAAGATCAGATCACTGCCAGTAACTCTTCTCGTCACCTGCGCTCTCGCAAACCTCCGTGTCCAGTACTGGTGTTATTCTGTGGCTGCTCCCCTATTTACTGCTGTGTTCGTTCTGCCTGCAAGTTCTGAGAAAGAAAATGACAGTCCTTGGTTAAGGAGTTGAAGTATCTGTGTTTGTTGGTGCTATTATTGGCTGACACACAGGTAAAAGAAATTCTGTGATACGTTCCTCTTTCATAATACGTAGTTTATTTGTTGCTATTGTTTGGGGACGCGTAAAAATGTGTTCAATTTAGAGGCTAAACATTCAAAAACAAACGAAGCAATCTAGAATTAAGAGACACTTTTCAAATAACTGTAAAACTTCTCATGTTAATAACCATGTGTAAAATTATAAATCAATTCCCCAAAATTGACTGTGTGGCAGATTTAGCATTTAAAGGAAGTGAAAGTGTGAAACTAAGTTAAAATTGTCGTTTTAACACACGCACTTCACAACATTCTGTTATTAAGAATAACACTAAAATAATGCAATATTTCTAGGACTTTGCTAACACATTGATCTCGGATTTCCTCGAACAATTTCTCATTCTAACCAGTTTGTTTTTTGTTCTTCTTTGCAGCTTGTCACAACAGCAGCATCTTACGTCGACATGTAAGTAAATTTATTATCATCCCAGTTGGAGATTACTTTTAAGTGTTATCTACAGTTAGCGGCATCATTGACTCATACAGGGATTGTACAGAAATTGGGGAACACAGCGACAAATGTATGCTCAAACAAAAATACAGACGATAGCCGAGCACGCAGGTTGCGCCGTTGTATTCGACTACGAGCGGTGCCTGTGGAATGTCTTCAACAGGTCGCAGGAGTCAATAGTGgtcggaacagtgttctgtgtaggtgGGAGAGCGTTATGTTGGCGCCAAGTGAATTCGAGCATTTGCAGATGGTCGGCGGTCGTGtgatgggtgcttccataaccaatgcAGACGGTGTGTTTTAAGAGGCACCCTATCGAAAATATATACGCATACTGGGAAAGCGGAGAAACTTCATCCACTAAGCCACAGCATGGACGATGGTGTGTCGAGTGATTGTGCCACAAAGTCGTGAAGAGAATTGTGACGTAAAATTAGAGGACAAGAgatgcaaaagtcgctgcagaactgagcATTGCACTCACGATCCCTGCCAGCCCCAAAACAACACGGAGGCTGCTCCACAGGCTGGAACTGCAGGGCACGTTGGAACTGCAAAACCACTGATCAGTGATGTAAATGCGGTTAACAGGAAGACGTAACGACAAAGCCACAAAACCTGAACTATGATGCAATGGCTGTGTTTTCGTCCCTATAGTGAAGAATGGGTGATTATAAGGGCAGCCACATCGTGCTATTCCGTGGACCCCAAGATAACTCTGCATTCTCGCGTTACTACCAAGGGTTATCTGGCTGATCAGGTGCATCCCAATGCACAAATTTGTTCTACAATGGTGTTTTTATAATCCAAGGCGACAGTTTCCCTGTTTGCACAGCTGGTATCGTCTGCAAGCATGAGGATGAAATGTCACACgttccctggccaccacaatcacaagatctcaatattattgagcctttggagAGAGGGTGATCAACATATTAATGGTGATTTTTTAGAGACAGGTGGACAACGTTGAAGAGCTGCCGCAAAATGTAGCTAGGAATAGAGCCATGTACATTCTCTAAGTAAGCAAAGACTATGCAGCCAGTAACTTGTTCACAAATCAGGTCTGAGTGCTGGTTATTAGCGAGAACATCGTGTTATGCCTCCTGTGAGAGGGAGAAACTTCcacaacattcagcattgacagagGCAGAATCGTGACCAATCGGGGCTGTGGTTCGTTGTTTGCCGCTGTCGCTCTTCGCGTCGGTCGGGATCCCACAGCTGCCATGCGGATGCGGGATGGCTGGGTTCGGCAGGGCCACACTCGATGCCTAGCCGGATGCCACCAGCTTTACAAGACTGGTGCCCAGGCGGACAGACGCGTTATGCCGTTCGCTCGGCAGTGTAGAATGCTACAGCGGTGTCACGTGCCTCGTGTGTGTCAGTACCAGTGGCAACAGGCAGAGTGCAACGCTGTCTGTGGCACCGCCGATTGTCACACTGGCCACCACTGCTGTGGCAACAGAGGAAGACAGTGGTGCATCCAACAGCAACAGGCACAGCAGCAGTGTCACGTCCTGTTCCAAGCAAGCCTCGGTGTCTTCAACAAGTGCCTGTTCTATGGCACCATCGCGTTGGCCATATCTGTATTTGGGGGCTACAAGAAGAAACGTTGCCACATTGGATTTGCAATCATCGCGCTGCCCTTGCATGTGGGGTGATGGGATGGAGCATGACTCGGGTGCAACACGATCACGTCTGTTCTGCACATCATCTAATTTgggcagcagccgttacatttctgacatgttacAGCGAATGGTTGGGCTCTGTCATCGAGCACTCTGTGATGCTGGCTTTTGATcagataacgcaagaccgcctgTTGCCCGAGTTGTCCTGACCAACCTGgcttccagaatgttctccaaatctctcacccacTTAGAACATCTGGTCGTGGGGTGCCGTGAGGCTAGCTCGACAACTCTCGATAGCCGCTGCCGCTTATGTACTCCGGCGTTATACATTGCACAAAAGAGTTTCTCATTTTCGAAaggccgtaattgtctcccattgtggcACATAAGTTTGAAATTCTGCTTATAGATGCTTACGACCCTCCTTTCTTATGATGCTAGAGCGTGTCGACTTATGATGTCACCCTCGGACTCAGTGAAGCTTCAAAGAGCAATGTGTCAACACATGGGGAAACGGGCCACAGCTCTGAAGTTCACTTGAGGTGTAAGGTGGAGTAATGAagttacattggcaccaaatttcaccacgatTCTGCCCAATGCCATCGTGGACGTCTCACGCGATGGGAATGTTGTCACACTCCGTTTTACCcacaattgatcccttcttttgaGACTTCTGCGATTTGTGATGGAAGCCTGAACTCCAACACCCAGTGTTGCAATCGCACGTTTTTATTACGAGTgtccgaggaaaacgtttcagacacatcgctgcccagaatcgacacgaaaaccTCGTCAGGAGGAGATGCAGTCGGCGAGAATGagaccaccccttcccttggggtgTAGATTCCCACGTATTTTgccgtcgaaaacgacagttggCAGGGTGATGAGCAGCAGGACCCACATTATCGTCAACCTTCGACACTGATGACCCACCCTGGATGATTCATCCGTTCTTTAAAGACATCGTTGGACCGCAACCTCACTGAACGTGATgtgacccctttggagtgcagtgcaaaTGAAAGTTGAGCTGTAGTACACTGCGTGAGACTACTAAGAATGTGCAAAACCATTCGACGATATGTGAACGTGGTCCGAAGCATCAAAGCGTGTTTACACGTGGGAGGCTCTCTTGTTTCACGCCCTCCTGTGACATGATCACTCTGGGGTGCAACACTGACCTGTGCGTGAAGAAAACGGCAGAGGGTCCCGCTAAAGTCCCGCTCCCACCACCCACCCACTCTGGCAACACCCTTGGTGCCAGCCACGCACTTTCACATGTAGCTAAGTGGTGCCTCACGGCTGCTCCAGTGTGCCCTCCTTAGCGGTCCTATTTAGTGTAGCAGAGAAAAAGATGTGGTAGCGCTACACTCCAGAGGGTCGTATCACGTGCGGTGtggttgcagccccacgatgtccttagagtggGGATGAATTGTATGAGGGGAGTGAGAAGTGTCGAACATTATTAAGAACAACGTCCCATTGCTCAATATAATGCAAACTCTCGTGGAATCAAGGCCTCATGGGAAGATGTGGTTTCATTAATGCCATCTCCTGACAGGATTTTCGTGTCGACTCTTggcagcggtgtgtctgaaatgttttcccggCTACTCATAAAAAAACTGACCGATTTCAACGCTGTGTGTTGCAGTTCTGACTTCCATCGCAAATCCCAGAGGTCTCAAAAGAAGGGATGAATTGTGGGTAAAAGTGAGTGTGACAACCTTGCCACCGTGTGACCCATCCATGTTAGcgttgagcagaattgtggtgaaatttggtgccaatgtgacgtcgaTAATCCACCTTCCAACTCATGTGACCTTCGGAGCTGCGGCCTTTTTTCGCCATGTGTCGACACGTTGCTATTTCAAGCATCGGCGATCCCGAGAGCGAGGTCACGAGGCGCTATGCTCCTGCACCATTACAGACGGAGACCTAAGGCACCTTTGAGCCATATTCCAAACTTACGCGTTGCAATGGGAGATAGTTATGTGGTTTCGAAAAAGTCATACCCTTTTTTGAGCAGTGTAGTTGCAGGATTTGTGGAATCAGATACGTACGTGAACAAACCATATACCAACTGAAGGATAAAATTAAAAGGGTTCTTAACGGCATCCCACCAGATGTTTGTGAATGCGTCATCGAGAAATTCAACGAacgggctcaaaaaaaaaaaaaaaaaaagatctattaATATTCGTTCCTACTTCCCTGGCACCTTCTATGTGCTACATGCTCCCTTATGCTTTGTATTAACTCAGTTGTGCTTGTAGCAAATGAAATCATGTGAATACTAGATTTTGTGGTATTTGCTTATCAATAAGATTTTCAACTGCCGATATGTATGCTGTTTCACCATTGTAGAAACTTAATATGG
Proteins encoded in this window:
- the LOC124802700 gene encoding uncharacterized protein LOC124802700 isoform X3, which produces MSRKKPWEMTTLWVSPKTRESEVAPSKWPKNWERIGNVKTWSSAKCKNRRNGGRVFVSDITHKKWRQNPCENHALFKKCFEKIEDKESTSDAFWDLADFNGQNANLVGQMELTGVKRRYPEKRKHDFLSACHNSSILRRHGTEYKLAPSW
- the LOC124802700 gene encoding uncharacterized protein LOC124802700 isoform X4, translating into MIIVSPKTRESEVAPSKWPKNWERIGNVKTWSSAKCKNRRNGGRVFVSDITHKKWRQNPCENHALFKKCFEKIEDKESTSDAFWDLADFNGQNANLVGQMELTGVKRRYPEKRKHDFLSACHNSSILRRHGTEYKLAPSW
- the LOC124802700 gene encoding uncharacterized protein LOC124802700 isoform X1, with amino-acid sequence MVILVWHRGAKLSLIMLSQVSPKTRESEVAPSKWPKNWERIGNVKTWSSAKCKNRRNGGRVFVSDITHKKWRQNPCENHALFKKCFEKIEDKESTSDAFWDLADFNGQNANLVGQMELTGVKRRYPEKRKHDFLSACHNSSILRRHGTEYKLAPSW
- the LOC124802700 gene encoding uncharacterized protein LOC124802700 isoform X2, producing the protein MVILVWHRGAKLSLIMLSQVSPKTRESEVAPSKWPKNWERIGNVKTWSSAKCKNRRNGGRVFVSDITHKKWRQNPCENHALFKKCFEKIEDKESTSDAFWDLADFNGQNANLVGQMELTGVKRRYPEKRKHDFLSACHNSSILRRHGTEYKLAPS